Below is a window of Plasmodium sp. gorilla clade G2 genome assembly, chromosome: 6 DNA.
gaattaataaattatttatcattttatttatactattaaaaatatagaaaagaaTGAAATTAAGTTGTAATTATTTGtctaaattaaataaaaagaaaataaaaaagaaaaatgaaatacTTAATGAAGAATTAAGAAAAATTGAAGGTGTAtgtgtataaatattattaatatttaatacatatataaaaccatcttattataaattttatttttatttcttgtatatatttttttttatttatattttatcattatagAAATGGTTTaacgatgatgatgaaaaaaacaacactaaggaaaatgaaaaattaactAAAAGAAATGTGCGTCAcatgaagaattaaaaatagatatatataaatatatatttgtatttatttttatataataggcaatatgaaaataataaaataggaACAAATATATCTTAATGGTTATTGAGCACATGAAtgtttaaacatatatatatatatatatatatatatatatatattttgttttatgttatatttttaaaggaAATGTTAGAGTTTATACAACAACAAGATGAATTcaaaaatttaaagaaaatttcttctgatgaagatgatgtatgaaaatatattgaaacAATTAGTATGGACCAgttaatttatatgaaataacAAAATGGAAGCTTTATTTCtgaataatttttcattgtATAGAAGCCACCAGAAAAACAAAAGGagagaattattaaaaatgataaagattTATTGAAAGAATTGCAAAAACAAATTACGGAAAAAAAGTTACAgctgaaaaaaataaaatagtaCAATGTTAtgtgaacatatatatatatataagatggcaatttttttttatatacttaaatttgtatatttttatttatactttgtcttaatattatatatatttttttaattttatcttatttttttgtggGGGAACAATTTAGATTACAAaaggaaaaattaaataaggAAAACCAAAAGAGGGAAGAAATTGAAACAATTTATTTATCAGAACTTGAAGAGaaacaaaaagaagaagagaaaaatgttatattaaaaaataaagaaagtgcattaataattaaaaatcaAATTGAGGAAAATACAGTAAAGGAAAATTTggaaaatagaaaatatacaCAACAAAATACAgacatatacatatgaatatatatagatatatatatatatatatatatatatatatatatatatatatatatatatgtttatatgattatcataaaaattgTCTCTATAATGAATAGCTAAGGAAATATGaggaagaaaaattaaaaattattgaaggtgaaattatgaagaaacgttttgagaaaaataaacttgatgaattagaaaaaaggaaagaaaaaatatcaGAACAGAAAGAACTTTACAGCTATATACTAGAGAGTAATAAAAAACACGTAGAAGGTAAGTTGAATTACAATGGAATATGTAATATAGtagtataatatttatatgttatatgtttaatatgATAAGaatgttattaatatttttgttgtttattttattatttttattaaacagctataaatgaacaaaagAAAGAGGAGAAGAGAAAAGATGCAGAGTAAAATGATGGaagataaaatataagatAACTGAATAATTTGTTCCCTATACattattctttttcattaagtatatatatatatatatatatatatatatatttattttgtttataaataatattataataattttagatATGTAAGATATTTAGAAGAAAAAGCAAAACGAGAAAAGgaatatgatgaaaaaataaaaaaagaaaaagaggataaggaaaaagaaatacaTGAAATAAGGATGAAGCAAAAAAAGAATGTTGAATTGGCTGCTCATTTTGATGAAATACAAGCATTAAAGTATgtacattataataaattttctgttttgtttattttaaaaagatacattttattatatttaaaattataaaggaataataatattatttttattttttcataaagaTGGCAAAAGGAAACAAAGCGTAAAGAAGATGAGAAAAGAACGATTGAGGAAGaagagaaaaagaaaaaaatcgAAGAATTAAAGGAAGCAAGATTGATAGCAATGgttaatatgaaaatatatatatataggatgtaaattataatgataataaggGAATTCATACAAATATACatgaaacatataaatagatcttataaaataatcatttttttgatgataattattatacaggtggaaaaaaagaaaaaggaagATGAAAAATTAGAAGAACGTAAGAAGGACGCCGAAAATTTGAAAGAAATTTATGAACGCCATGTAAGACATTTCAAGATAAATAAaagagaatatatatatatatatatatatatattttgaatgcTTATGTAGACATTTTAATtcatgtatttttatatatttattttttgcaggaaaaggaaaaaaaagaagaagaagaaaaggagaaattgaaaaaaaaagattattaTGAAAGTTTAACAAAATTAGTTAatttgaaaaagaaaaagaaaaataataaaaaaaaaattaataatgaaaaataaattgattatcaaacacatatatatatatgtaatataaagtatgatatattattatttttattatcatattttatataataaattaattataactAAAATGtagacaaaataaataataaaattaaatataattaattattaaaaataattgttttaactaataaaaaaaaataaaattattatatatatatatatatatatatatatatatatataagcatatcatgataatatttttattgtttttatttatttaaattttttttttttgacatttaattttaaatttaagtCAACTTTTGGTGGAACATCTAATCCAAAATTTTTGGAAGTCAAAAGGAGATTGAGGTTGTTCACATCAAATACGTCTTTTAGTGCATAAGTTATATAACCctaagaagaaataaaaaaatatataattatataataatataaatacacaaatatagatacatatatatatatatatatatatatatatataaacacacTTGGtgtatttaattataatgcATTATATTACGTTCAAATAAGACTTGAATGCCTCTCTTGCCATTTTGTGTAGATGAAAATTTTTGGTTACAATAGATTGAATATGtgattgtatatttataagttTGTTTGGTTCATAAGCAAATTGATTTATTGGTATATTATAAaactttaaataatttaagaaTTTCAATTCATGTTTCATTAGAAATATAATGGCTGATCCATTTGAATCTTGTCCTCTACATGTTCTTCCAACTCtatgtatatattcttttgaaTCATCAGGTGGAtcatattgtattatataattaacatTTGGTATATCAAGACCTCTAGCAGCTACATTTGTACATAATAAGATGGCACATTTTGCAGCTGAGAAATCATGAAAACTTTTTaatcttttattttgttttttttttccatggATACAATATGTAGGtatatcaatataattaAGTAAGTCATTGTAAAATTGAACTGACATgcaattattaaaaaagaccattattttttttgacaaattttttttaagaaatgtaaataataaaagaaatctTTTATCTTCATCAACTAAAGCATATCCTTGTTGTAATCTTTCTACAGTTGCAATTTTTGTAGTAACTTCTATAAATATTGGTTTTTGTAAAGAAAGTCTAATTAAGCTTTCTACTTTAGTAGTTTGTGTTGCTGAAAATAAGGCTGTTTGTCTTTTTTTTGGTAACctctttataattaaattaatttctTCTTCAAATCCAATTTGTAACAATCTATCAGCTTCATCAATAATTaaacatattaaatttttatagatAAATTCTTTTGTATTTTGCATATGATCTAATAATCTTCCTGGTGTGgcaattaaaatatttattccatgaataaatttttttttttcttcatttctaCTCATACCACCAATAATTATTCCATTTGTTTGtggtatatatttacataaatcTTTACAAACTTGATAAATTTGAAGACATAATTCTCTAGTGGgtgatattattaaaacacCTGTACCATTTTTAggtaaaaattttatattatataaaatatttattgatGGTACAAGAAAAGCTAATGTTTTTCCTGACCCTGTTTTAGCGGCTCCTAATATATCTTTTCCACTTAAAAAATGAGGAATACATTTAGCTTGAATTTCTGTTAATGTAACAaaatttaattcttttaaacCTTTTTTTAATGcatcacatatatttaaatcttCAAATTTTAATTCACTATAAAAGTGTTCTTTtgaatcattattatcatgattgttgttattactttttatttcatttgtgtatattttatcatttttatcaggGTCACAAATTTCTTCACTTGAagtattttgtttattttgaatattttgaatattttgatcactttcaatattttcatttaactCTTTATCTTCTTGTATATTGTTTAATGAAACGTTGTCATTAGTACTTTCACTTTCTACTTCTGATTCGATtgaataattttcattttttaagttttttatattatcatccttattttctataatatcttttttctttttcttttttttcttttttattatactgttttttttggtttttttcAAGTTATAAtcatttgaattttttattgtataatcattatcatcatccatttttaaaaaaataaaaataaataaatattaggagttgtataataaatatatgtgatgttataagtatataattatatattaaataatatataataaatttaaatttctaactttttttatattttaaattttaatatttttcctttcaatgatattataatatatatatatatatatatatgtataagaaaaaatttaatgTACTGACAAACAAAAtgaaggaaaaatatattatttttgtaaaaattatatataattatattataaattatatatatatttttttttttgaccgttacatttttatttctttctatataagtataaatattatattacataattgAAATGGATactaaaatttttttctattgaAAATCAAGTGTTTTTAATAGTATaattgaattatatatatataatattattatcaatatatttaatgtataaatgtttatacctatataaataatggaataataatatacgtaagctcataaaatataaacatatattatatatatatatatatatatatatatatatatatatatatgataaaatatattttttatatttatttattgagttatataaataaaaattagaaaaaccaatttaatatatgtatttattctttatatattttttttcttttttttttaaatatacttataaaggaaaaaatgaggtaaattgttatttaaaaaaaaaatatatagttttataaatcatttaattctttaaaaagaaacctaaaataaatataaataactgTATATAtcatgtttttaaaaaatatgttatttttattaattttattctttctttTCCTTATGTATAGAGATAATTTCATTTTACTAATGAACATTTTTAATTGTTTCCATATTTGTTTAAATACAACtgttttatctttttttttttttttttctatatatttaatatttttatatgaaaatataaaagaaagaaaatacaTCATTTGGATATAAGCAATTTGCATATATGGTTCTTATagttttatacatattattgttATGAAAAAGGACATTTaattaaaagtatatatCAAAGAATTTTCATGtttgtgaaaaaaaaaaagataaaaattgAACCATAGGCCATTCAAAATAAggatattttaaatgaaagAGAgctaacatattatatatatgtgtgttgTGTTTATAAATcgttttgtatatataaatattttaatgtaCAATCATATTTTTTGGACAATTCTGGTATATGTTAATTTTAAAaggtttaaataaaatatattacatttgtaaattattgtattaaatatatatatttattaaaaaatgaattatgaagaaatatatctttttctaattatataattttagtatcttgtttattcttttttttttggggggGGGGAATATAagatattctttatattaaatatgtataaaaagtgtatgaataataatacaaaatatttattatatatatattatatatatatatatatatatatatatatatattttctttttataaaaaaaaaaaaaaaaaaaagcgcAAACTGCAAATATGCACTCCTGAGAATTTCCAATATGCGAGGAAACATggagtattaaaaaaaaatgtaaagtataaaatatttaaaaaggatatacagtaatatattagaatattttttatattataaaaaaaaaaaaaaaaattagtataatatatatatatatatatatgcttacttttaaaatatatatatgaatttgtCCAATTTGTTAattctatataatttaaaatatataatggacgtatcatattttatgaaatatacttttgtatttaaaaatttctgtattttaatatatatagtaaattTTCGAAAAGTATTTTTATacctttattaaataaatgtattatattattatgtacattttatttttcgtGTGTTTCTGAATATACATTATGCATAATAtgaggtatatatatatatatgtatatttatataatacataattattaaCATATGAGATATTACAATAAgttatgtattaaaaaatatattaaaagaatataaaacataatatatatattgtatatatgtattattattttatgtattaatattccGTTATTGAAAAAAGTTTTTATAagttatgatatataaatatataaatgtaaaatttattattatatttttttaagaatttaataaaaaactttataaataaaaaaaataaaagaaaatacattTCTTCTGAATtaatattgtattattttatttttttttatgtatttcttAACatgaatatgtaaaaaaggcagaataaataaaagtcgaaaaaaaaaaaaaataaaataaaataaataatatatatatatatatatatatatatatatatgttatccTTTTAAAGAAACATATATCTAAGTGatcaatttttattaaaaatgggCGCCTTCGGAAGTAAGAATTTGGAGTATTACAATTATGCTAGCATGAAACTGTTGGAAGTCGAAAATTACGAAAATGATGAAGAGCTATATTTTAAAGAACATGATATAGATGAAATAATTAAGAAAGCTCGAGACATTAGAAATTGTAATTATAAAGAATCAttagatttatattttaaagcattgaaaattttgaaaaagttaaaagataataataataaaatatataaaaatatcttaGAATTTGAAATAAGACCacaagaattaaaaaataattctataaaattaaatacacattgtataaaacataatgataatgataataaggaTCAATTAGGTTCTAATTCAACTTTAtctgatgaaaataatatttgtattaataaacaaatagcttcattatataatgaaattgGAGATCTTTGTTGCATTCATGACTTTATAGATAaatctttatattattatgataaagcATGTTCTTATAACCCTTCaaaaattgaatatatatataaaaaaggagtATTATATCAACAAATGAATAATACTGAAAAAGCTATTAAAACATTTAAGCTTATCCTTTCAAATGATGAAAGTCATATACCcactttattttcattaggaaatttatatagatatattgataataatatagctTTATCATATTTTGAAGCAATACTTAAAAAAGAACCAGAAAACACAGAAGTATTATCATTGA
It encodes the following:
- a CDS encoding ATP-dependent RNA helicase HAS1 produces the protein MDDDNDYTIKNSNDYNLKKTKKNSIIKKKKKKKKKDIIENKDDNIKNLKNENYSIESEVESESTNDNVSLNNIQEDKELNENIESDQNIQNIQNKQNTSSEEICDPDKNDKIYTNEIKSNNNNHDNNDSKEHFYSELKFEDLNICDALKKGLKELNFVTLTEIQAKCIPHFLSGKDILGAAKTGSGKTLAFLVPSINILYNIKFLPKNGTGVLIISPTRELCLQIYQVCKDLCKYIPQTNGIIIGGMSRNEEKKKFIHGINILIATPGRLLDHMQNTKEFIYKNLICLIIDEADRLLQIGFEEEINLIIKRLPKKRQTALFSATQTTKVESLIRLSLQKPIFIEVTTKIATVERLQQGYALVDEDKRFLLLFTFLKKNLSKKIMVFFNNCMSVQFYNDLLNYIDIPTYCIHGKKKQNKRLKSFHDFSAAKCAILLCTNVAARGLDIPNVNYIIQYDPPDDSKEYIHRVGRTCRGQDSNGSAIIFLMKHELKFLNYLKFYNIPINQFAYEPNKLINIQSHIQSIVTKNFHLHKMAREAFKSYLNGYITYALKDVFDVNNLNLLLTSKNFGLDVPPKVDLNLKLNVKKKKFK
- a CDS encoding tetratricopeptide repeat protein, putative codes for the protein MGAFGSKNLEYYNYASMKLLEVENYENDEELYFKEHDIDEIIKKARDIRNCNYKESLDLYFKALKILKKLKDNNNKIYKNILEFEIRPQELKNNSIKLNTHCIKHNDNDNKDQLGSNSTLSDENNICINKQIASLYNEIGDLCCIHDFIDKSLYYYDKACSYNPSKIEYIYKKGVLYQQMNNTEKAIKTFKLILSNDESHIPTLFSLGNLYRYIDNNIALSYFEAILKKEPENTEVLSLIASCYNNLGKINEAISYQNKAVQIDPDNFNHKKFAQRLIEMKSQN